The Carassius auratus strain Wakin unplaced genomic scaffold, ASM336829v1 scaf_tig00216014, whole genome shotgun sequence genome includes a region encoding these proteins:
- the LOC113096647 gene encoding B-cell receptor CD22-like, producing the protein MWCSEHEPPTPHLEFERKSSQIFRGDTVKLECDIDGDNWTYTLQCGDKKYNSKDENDFEITVELTQSCKCKVCRGSVCSEWSNAVNLTVSDNPIVTVKPQSSVFTGDTVTLICDVRRSTGRTIYWFKNYNRTKAVSATVTLREVRVSDGGRYSCAVQNKTTQSQGVELTVRERPKPVVRVQPDGRVSRGQTVTLSCDIQQTDVINWRYSWNKDNSEIHVSQSQEYRISSVNESHTGDYSCTGRETGGSRYSHTSDKVTLTVSGKESCDTVYSKLKIKGEVN; encoded by the exons ATGTggtgttcagaacatg AGCCACCTACACCTCATCTGGAGTTTGAGAGAAAATCATCACAGATATTCAGAGGAGATACTGTCAAACTCGAATGTGACATAGATGGGGACAATTGGACATACACATTGCAGTGTGGAGATAAAAAGTACAACTCTAAAGATGAAAATGATTTCGAGATCACTGTAGAGCTCACACAGTCCTGCAAGTGTAAAGTCTGCAGAGGATCAGTCTGCTCTGAATGGAGTAATGCTGTGAATCTGACTGTTTCAG ACAATCCCATTGTAACTGTAAAGCCCCAGAGTTCAGTGTTCACTGGAGACACAGTTACTCTGATCTGTGATGTGAGACGGTCAACTGGACGAACAATTTACTGGTTCAAGAACTATAACAGAACAAAAGCTGTTTCTGCAACAGTAACACTGAGAGAAGTGAGAGTCTCTGATGGAGGAAGATATTCGTGTGCCGTACAAAATAAAACCACACAAAGCCAAGGAGTCGAGCTAACAGTAAGAG AGAGACCCAAGCCTGTAGTGCGTGTCCAGCCTGATGGACGTGTGTCCAGAGGACAGACAGTCACTCTCTCGTGTGACATACAGCAAACAGACGTCATCAACTGGAGATACAGCTGGAATAAAGATAATTCAGAGATTCATGTCAGTCAGTCTCAGGAATACCGAATCAGTTCTGTTAATGAATCTCACACAGGTGATTACAGCTGCACTGGAAGAGAAACAGGAGGATCACGATACTCACACACCAGTGATAAAGTTACACTCACTGTATCAG GAAAGGAGAGTTGTGACACTGTTTACTCCAAACTGAAGATTAAAGGTGAAGTAaactaa
- the LOC113096648 gene encoding low affinity immunoglobulin gamma Fc region receptor II-like, whose amino-acid sequence MDHVMEVVVRTVNFIRARGFNHHQFVSLLSDCKPKLTVKPQISVFTGDTVTLICDEGRSTGWTIYWLKNFKRIKAGSATETLREVRVSDGGRYACAVERKTTQSQGVVLTVRERPKPVVRVQPDGRVSRGQTVTLSCDIQQTDVINWRYSWNKDDSEIHVSQSQEYRISSVNESHTGNYSCTGRETGGSRYSHTSDKVTLTVSGKESYDTVYSKLKI is encoded by the exons ATGGATCACGTCATGGAGGTGGTTGTCCGAACTGTTAATTTCATTCGAGCCAGAGGTTTCAATCATCATCAGTTTGTCAGCCTTCTCAGTGACT GCAAGCCCAAATTAACTGTAAAGCCCCAGATTTCAGTGTTCACTGGAGACACAGTTACTCTGATCTGTGATGAGGGACGGTCAACTGGATGGACAATTTACTGGCTCAAAAACTTTAAGAGAATAAAAGCTGGTTCTGCAACTGAAACACTGAGAGAAGTGAGAGTCTCTGATGGAGGAAGATATGCGTGTGCTGTAGAAAGAAAGACCACACAAAGCCAAGGAGTCGTGCTAACAGTAAGAG AGAGACCCAAGCCTGTAGTGCGTGTCCAGCCTGATGGACGTGTGTCCAGAGGACAGACAGTCACTCTCTCGTGTGACATACAGCAGACAGACGTCATCAACTGGAGATACAGCTGGAATAAAGATGATTCAGAGATTCATGTCAGTCAGTCTCAGGAATACCGAATCAGTTCTGTTAATGAATCTCACACAGGTAATTACAGCTGCACTGGAAGAGAAACAGGAGGATCACGATACTCACACACCAGTGATAAAGTTACACTCACTGTATCAG GAAAGGAGAGTTATGACACGGTTTACTCCAAACTGAAGATTTAA
- the LOC113096681 gene encoding low affinity immunoglobulin gamma Fc region receptor II-like isoform X2, with protein sequence MELSLLPLMLLLILNVHPAHTQGKPKLTVKPQSSVFTGDTVTLICDEGRSTGRTIYWLKNFKRIKAGSETEKLREVRVSDGGRYACAVDRKTTQSQGVELTVRERPKPVVRVQPDGRVSRGQTVTLSCDIQQTDVINWSYSWNKDDSEIHVSQSQEYRISSVNESHTGNYSCTGRETGGSRYSHTSDKVTLTVSGKESYDTVYSKLKI encoded by the exons ATGGAGCTCAGTCTACTTCCTCTAATGCTCT TGCTGATTTTAAATGTTCATCCTGCACACACTCAAG GCAAGCCCAAATTAACTGTAAAGCCCCAGAGTTCAGTGTTCACTGGAGACACGGTTACTCTGATCTGTGATGAGGGACGGTCAACTGGACGGACAATTTACTGGCTCAAAAACTTTAAGAGAATAAAAGCTGGTTCTGAAACAGAAAAACTAAGAGAAGTGAGAGTCTCTGATGGAGGAAGATATGCGTGTGCTGTAGATAGAAAGACCACACAAAGCCAAGGAGTCGAGCTAACAGTAAGAG AGAGACCCAAGCCTGTAGTGCGTGTCCAGCCTGATGGACGTGTGTCCAGAGGACAGACAGTCACTCTCTCGTGTGACATACAGCAGACAGACGTCATCAACTGGAGCTACAGCTGGAATAAAGATGATTCAGAGATTCATGTCAGTCAGTCTCAGGAATACCGAATCAGTTCTGTTAATGAATCTCACACAGGTAATTACAGCTGCACTGGAAGAGAAACAGGAGGATCACGATACTCACACACCAGTGATAAAGTTACACTCACTGTATCAG GAAAGGAGAGTTATGACACGGTTTACTCCAAACTGAAGATTTAA
- the LOC113096681 gene encoding low affinity immunoglobulin gamma Fc region receptor II-like isoform X1 → MELSLLPLMLLLILNVHPAHTQGKPKLTVKPQSSVFTGDTVTLICDEGRSTGRTIYWLKNFKRIKAGSETEKLREVRVSDGGRYACAVDRKTTQSQGVELTVRERPKPVVRVQPDGRVSRGQTVTLSCDIQQTDVINWSYSWNKDDSEIHVSQSQEYRISSVNESHTGNYSCTGRETGGSRYSHTSDKVTLTVSGSSGLMFSEAHVLIIGVIAGLNVILLIFFLVLLCCGKHNKDTIWTF, encoded by the exons ATGGAGCTCAGTCTACTTCCTCTAATGCTCT TGCTGATTTTAAATGTTCATCCTGCACACACTCAAG GCAAGCCCAAATTAACTGTAAAGCCCCAGAGTTCAGTGTTCACTGGAGACACGGTTACTCTGATCTGTGATGAGGGACGGTCAACTGGACGGACAATTTACTGGCTCAAAAACTTTAAGAGAATAAAAGCTGGTTCTGAAACAGAAAAACTAAGAGAAGTGAGAGTCTCTGATGGAGGAAGATATGCGTGTGCTGTAGATAGAAAGACCACACAAAGCCAAGGAGTCGAGCTAACAGTAAGAG AGAGACCCAAGCCTGTAGTGCGTGTCCAGCCTGATGGACGTGTGTCCAGAGGACAGACAGTCACTCTCTCGTGTGACATACAGCAGACAGACGTCATCAACTGGAGCTACAGCTGGAATAAAGATGATTCAGAGATTCATGTCAGTCAGTCTCAGGAATACCGAATCAGTTCTGTTAATGAATCTCACACAGGTAATTACAGCTGCACTGGAAGAGAAACAGGAGGATCACGATACTCACACACCAGTGATAAAGTTACACTCACTGTATCAG GATCTTCAGGACTAATGTTTTCAGAAGCTCATGTTCTGATAATTGGAGTGATTGCAGGACTGAATGTCATATTGCTCATTTTCTTTCTGGTTTTGCTGTGTTGCGGCAAACACAACAAAG ACACTATATGGACCTTCTGA